One window of Anaerolineae bacterium genomic DNA carries:
- a CDS encoding 5,10-methylenetetrahydrofolate reductase produces MPIFTPGRRWQPPFYPFKKEPLGARLLAGIEKLVKGPLFGCRMCGNCLLQETAFICPMECPKGIRNGPCGGSTPEHCYVDETRPCIWYKIYDRAFKMGREEYLLEVLPPLDWNKVGTETWGDVVKQVRKIGTKNVVTGLLSKDPVKRTVVWDSIFRPVRQPDWWQGDAEYHPPMYTEPISELERRLKAGEFVVTSEVAPPMTVSTNKLLQNIELIKPYVTAINFTDSPSATPRMSSWACSVMAVQAGAEPVMQIAARDRTRVGLQAEVLGANALGVRNILCLSGDSMRMAPDPRGRMDVVDIDSIQMIWILRRMRDEGKYLDGRAIKFPPKIFIGAAASPYASEPRFQAIREHKKVNAGAQFFQTNLVYDIDGLEIWLNALAKRNILDKVYILVGITPLKSYKVAQYMHNEVPGVFIPDKLMKRMEKAGDGASEEGVQIALELIEAVKKLQGVHGIHLMAVGWEEIVPRIVQEAGLAPKGAPKIEAKTAEVVVNS; encoded by the coding sequence ATGCCGATATTTACACCGGGTAGAAGGTGGCAACCACCTTTTTATCCTTTCAAGAAAGAGCCGCTTGGTGCTCGTCTACTAGCCGGGATAGAGAAATTGGTTAAGGGGCCGTTATTTGGCTGCCGAATGTGCGGTAATTGTTTATTACAAGAGACTGCTTTTATTTGCCCTATGGAATGTCCGAAAGGCATCCGGAATGGGCCTTGCGGCGGATCAACTCCAGAGCATTGTTACGTTGATGAAACCAGACCTTGCATCTGGTATAAAATATATGATCGCGCCTTCAAGATGGGACGTGAGGAGTATTTGTTAGAGGTCCTGCCTCCTCTGGATTGGAATAAGGTTGGGACAGAAACCTGGGGGGATGTTGTTAAGCAAGTAAGGAAAATTGGCACAAAAAACGTTGTCACCGGTCTTCTTTCTAAAGATCCTGTGAAGCGAACGGTAGTGTGGGATTCGATCTTTCGTCCGGTTCGTCAACCTGACTGGTGGCAAGGGGATGCAGAGTATCATCCTCCAATGTATACAGAACCAATATCCGAACTCGAACGCAGACTAAAGGCGGGTGAGTTTGTTGTCACGTCAGAAGTAGCACCGCCAATGACGGTTTCTACCAATAAACTGCTCCAAAATATTGAGTTAATCAAGCCTTATGTGACGGCAATTAACTTTACCGATTCCCCTTCAGCTACCCCGCGCATGTCCAGTTGGGCGTGCAGCGTAATGGCAGTTCAGGCTGGTGCTGAACCGGTGATGCAGATCGCAGCCAGAGATCGGACGCGGGTTGGCTTACAAGCCGAGGTACTCGGAGCTAACGCACTGGGCGTGCGGAATATTTTGTGCCTCTCGGGAGACAGTATGCGCATGGCGCCAGATCCACGCGGCCGAATGGATGTGGTAGATATCGATTCTATTCAAATGATTTGGATTCTGAGGCGGATGAGGGACGAGGGGAAATATCTTGATGGAAGAGCAATCAAATTCCCGCCTAAGATTTTTATCGGAGCGGCTGCGTCTCCTTATGCCTCCGAGCCACGCTTCCAGGCGATTCGTGAACATAAAAAAGTCAACGCGGGAGCGCAATTCTTCCAGACCAATCTGGTGTATGATATTGATGGCCTCGAAATCTGGCTTAACGCACTGGCTAAGCGGAACATCCTCGATAAAGTATATATCCTTGTGGGTATTACCCCGCTTAAAAGTTATAAAGTTGCTCAGTATATGCATAACGAAGTACCGGGAGTGTTCATCCCAGATAAGTTAATGAAGCGCATGGAGAAAGCTGGAGATGGCGCATCAGAGGAAGGAGTTCAAATTGCCTTAGAGCTAATCGAGGCGGTAAAGAAACTGCAAGGTGTCCATGGTATCCATCTAATGGCTGTCGGTTGGGAAGAGATCGTACCGCGTATTGTGCAGGAAGCTGGTCTGGCGCCAAAAGGAGCGCCAAAGATCGAAGCGAAAACGGCAGAAGTTGTTGTCAATTCGTGA
- a CDS encoding 5-methyltetrahydrofolate:corrinoid iron-sulfur protein methyltransferase, which translates to MYIIGENIHIISEKVKEALKERNAKFFQELAVKQVEGGAKALDLNLGPRKADGEEVFPWIVETVEKVVDVPLSFDSTNVVGIEAGLKKVTKAQPIINSTSAEPERLEKVPLLAKKYNTKLIALTMGKSGIPVAADDRVNIAIEYLIPRALEVGLPIEDLIIDPLVLTVSGCQEYCPELIEAIRTLQFAWDPPPAISVGLSNVSNAVPRENRPLINRVYCAMLMGVGLKMMIADPLDEKLKETIRIIEERDESTPIGRLYLRIADKIRDMQEITPEDIDFSDPEQVAVWKTVQILLNKVIYADGYLEQ; encoded by the coding sequence ATGTATATCATAGGAGAAAACATTCATATTATCTCTGAAAAAGTAAAAGAGGCGCTCAAGGAAAGAAATGCAAAGTTCTTTCAAGAACTTGCTGTAAAACAGGTGGAAGGGGGCGCTAAAGCCTTGGATTTAAATCTTGGCCCCAGAAAGGCTGATGGAGAGGAAGTATTTCCCTGGATTGTTGAAACAGTTGAAAAAGTAGTAGACGTCCCTTTGAGTTTTGATTCGACCAATGTAGTGGGCATTGAAGCCGGGCTGAAGAAAGTGACAAAAGCTCAACCAATCATCAATTCCACTTCTGCTGAACCCGAACGCCTTGAAAAAGTGCCATTACTTGCAAAAAAGTACAACACGAAGTTGATTGCATTGACAATGGGTAAGAGTGGAATCCCGGTTGCCGCCGACGATCGAGTGAACATTGCCATTGAGTATTTGATCCCACGCGCATTGGAAGTTGGTTTGCCCATAGAGGATTTGATCATTGACCCGCTGGTTTTGACTGTTTCTGGTTGCCAGGAGTACTGCCCTGAACTCATCGAGGCAATTCGCACCCTTCAATTTGCCTGGGACCCGCCTCCCGCAATTTCGGTGGGATTATCCAATGTATCGAATGCCGTTCCCCGCGAAAACCGACCGCTGATCAATCGCGTCTACTGTGCGATGCTGATGGGGGTAGGATTGAAGATGATGATTGCCGATCCACTGGATGAAAAGCTGAAAGAAACGATTCGGATCATTGAAGAAAGAGATGAATCTACGCCAATTGGTCGCCTTTACCTGCGAATTGCTGATAAAATTAGGGACATGCAAGAAATCACCCCCGAAGACATAGATTTCAGCGATCCTGAGCAAGTGGCTGTGTGGAAAACTGTCCAGATCTTGCTCAATAAAGTGATTTATGCGGATGGTTATCTCGAACAATGA